The genomic region ATAATGTCGTCCACGGAGTCGCGGAAACGCAAACGGGAAGAATACGAAATGCAGCTGTTTGGCTTTCATTCAAGATCCGTGTACGCTACCAGTAAGGCCGCCGCCGATTTTGATTTCGTGTCCGAATGCTTTTCAGATTGTACGGCATTTCGATCGCACAGAACATTATATTCCGGTCGTTGGACGGGTGAACTCTAGTATCATGTGGATTCGATCATGACTAGAGTCACACTCGTCCATTGCTTGGAATACTTTCACCGGCCCATCGCGGACCAAGTTAATCACAAAGGCTAACGCTTCTTCTTCTCTATCTTCCTTCCTTCCTCGCTCGTTCGTTCTAtctgtctctttttctctccttttctttttcttcttttttctctcttctctctcacgCTACAAATTGAAGCAAATAAAAGTTGACCTTGTATCGAAATGTATACACATCGAGTGAGTTTAGTTTGTATCTTGTTTTTGTTTCCTCTTGTATTCGATTTATCCAAATAGTTGGGAGTGCTAAAATACTTTTATTAACACGAACAATGTAGTGACGAGACTACCGAACCGTTTTTTGTTGTACGAACCGCTTCTTTGTTCAATTGTTTGTATAACtgctgaattatttgaataaaactgTTCATGAATTTTGTATTGTTGTAgttttgttttcttttatattatttgtagaCCATGAATGTATTCTCTTTTCTATTCTTGCAGTACAGGACCTTATCGTTAAAAGGATTTGCGACACAGCTGAAAAACTGTGTGTAACTATCGAGAAAAAGTATAAGCTAGATTCAGAGAATGTAGAGTTACTTAAAAAGATACAGAAGAAATTAAAGAGAGCATGCTGCAAAGGAGCTTTGTTGCATTTGAAAACTGTTGAGGTAATTGTTTAAGTCTAACAAGAAAACTGATATATCTTTCCCTTATTCTACTTATCTCCTATTCTTCATGTTTagaatattataaacaaatccGTTGCTGTACCAAGTAATATTTTGCTGGATGAGGACAAGTGTCAAAGGAGACAATACACAGATGCAGAATTTAATAGTATAAAGGATAAACTGGAGGATTTGCAACGAAAAGCAAAAAGAGTATGTGTTTATAAGCATTAAAATCTATTAAAAGTATCATATAACTATCTGGtaaatataattcatataaacATTTCAGGCTAGCGTTTTAAATGCTACGCTAAAGGAAGAATTACAAATTTCGGAGAAATATCAAATTTCTGAAGACAGTGTTAATGAAATGTTCAAGATTGTTGAGACTGGACTTACATGTTCAGATATAAGCAATGAAGCTTATCAATTAGTGGACGATTACAAACAATTTTCCACAAATCTATGTAGTGCAATATCAATTTCAGAAAAATTAAAACATAATATGATAGACAATCTTAAGTGCAAAGAGATAGACTTCAATAGCTTGTAAAATAAGATAAGCTAAGGCAAAGAATATTCTATGTTCAAAACAATGCTTTGGACAGTAAATGTAAATATTTGATACAACATTCTATGAATGTAAAATGATGctcatatatattgtattttcgATTCATTATAATTTGTACAACATACAAATAAAATCTTTTCATGATATGTATATGatcatatataaattataaaatttataaaacagaGAATGCACActtgaataattatttgaacAGACTAATTTCACACTGAAAGCTGAAATTATATCAAGTGTATTATTCCGTATTTCTTATATAATGTTCAATATGGAATCATGAGTTAAAATTTCTGCATAATAATTTCTAAATCTACAGTTATTAATAATCTTTGATCATCTAAAACGTGTTTATATAACATAAAACGACAAATCCGAAATTACTAGAAAATAAATCGAACATGTATAGATGAGTTCTTATGtcctaaaataaaattgaacaaataattgAAAAGCTTGAAGAACTCCAATAATTACATGATTAATTTGCCGTTAACTCGTTTCTCTTTCAGAGTAAGGTCACTTACACGACCCCCTTCTTCAGGAATAAACATAGTGGGGATGTAGCAGTAACATAGAGAATTTTTACAGAAACGAAACTCCAGCGTTTTTTAGAAACCAACTGCTATTGCGCTTGCGTATACACGTTCATCCACCATGAACATAGCTTTACGTACATAACATTACTTTTACAGCAGGTTTAAGTCCGCCACATCTGCCACATAAGTACGATCGACCTGCCCTCTTCAAACGATACATTTCGCTACAAGGTTCTGCGAAGATTTGCCATTGATTTGGTAACGCAAAGCGTCTGGTACTAAGTACCGAGCCATCTGTTCCCGTACATCGCAAGATTTGCCCTCAGCAAAATTCATATCAAATGCGAACCAAACTCTCTTTTCAGCAGAATCTTGGCACCAAATTGACATAAATTTCCTCGCGAAGTACAATTACCAAGCGTTTTACATGTATTTGGTCGAAGCAGACCTGAATGATTAGGGAATACATGTTGTCCTTAATCaatgtatataaaaaataaaaggaGAAAGTGtgtgaataaatatatatcataaatgATTCCACCAAGAAAATTTGGATTTTTTGATATCACTGATTTGGTGTAAAAAAAGTCCGGTATGTAGAAAAATAGTGCATACATGTGTATATGTAGATATGTATGATATCAACAAGAATTAATCCTTTTCATGACTACAGAGTTGATTCTCTTAACAAATAAAGTTTTCGTAGTTAAAGGTATATTATTGAAGTAGAAAGAATTGAACATTTAAATTTGTATCCAagtcaaatatttattttataccaGATATGATTTTGTagaatattttaatgattttctATAAAACGTTTGAAAAGTTCTAATATTTTTTGTTAGGCAGAGATCGATTGTGTGAACACGCCAATGGtatgaagttatatcagttttCCGTTGCGTGTTGTATATGTAGTCCCATGTCCCATGTAGTCCTTTATAAACCGTGCGCGGTTAGAGTAGGGATGAAAATGCATGAAAATTGTATAcctattacatattacatattgaCGAATGTAGTGTTATGCTTATGTTTTGCATCGTAACTTTAAGATAATAACGACACTTTAAATTCATCGTAGTACCGCTAAAAAGAACAATCGTTTTTAAAAGTTCGTTGTGTTTACGTATTACTTACATTAGGTATGTATGTTTTCCATTTTCCATTAAGGTTCAAACTTCTATagcgaataatttataattttcgaCACGTTTGCTAATGAAATTATACGAGCCGTATTTGTAAATGATTTCTACAcgtattaataattttactGTAAGTAAATGTTGATAATAAACTAACACTTTTTATTGATGAATTTTACATTTACAAAAAGGTGAACAAGATGTCAGAAGAATTTGTGGGCTGTACAGTCTCTGTGAAATGTATTGAAGAGATTGGAACATACCAGGGACAAATAGTTGATTTAAATAAAGATTATGTTACATTATCAaaagctttttgtaacggagtGCCCCATTCATCGTCTGTAGTTGTTTTAAGgtaagatttttatattttcattacaAATGCAAATACTATTCAGACACACAATACTATTCACACACATTTGTAATTTAATTTCTTTAAGGAATAAACATACTTATCATTTTTCTGTTTTCAGTACAAAAGATATTGTAAATGTAGAAATCATATCCATCAATGATACAGGATCCAATTCAAATGATAATAATCAAACACAGAATAAAGTAACAGTAAAGAGACCTATTGCTAAAAGAGCTGGTAGATCATTTTCAGAAAGTGTACCATCATGTACTCAGTCAACATCGTCTCAAACAcaatctaattttaaaaaacctGATGCTAATGTTCATTGCTCCACAGAACAAGCTACAAATGGAAAAGTTTCATTAGGTAAATAGGgtaaataacaataacaagCACAAAATTATTGGCAAATAATAGAGATCTCCTACAATTTATGAAAAAAACATTATTCTGCTTTGTATGatacatattaaatatttttttagctGAATCTGCTACTAAACCAGTACAAAAAAAACTGAATCACAGACAAAGAGCCTTAGAACGAGATGAACACACGTTTGGTACGCCAATAGATCAATCACTGAGTCAAGATTTTGATTTTGAGAAGAACTTAGCATTATTTAATAAAGAGGTTTGTTTGCAAATATACGAAATTTATAAGGATCATATGATAACAGTTTTGTTAGAATAATGTTAAAAGTTCTATACTTTCTGCACAGGCTGTATGGCAagaaataaattctttgaaaCCTGATATTGTTAGACAATCTGAAAATAACAAGGGTACCACTGGAAGATACAGACACGATGAAAATGTTATTGTTTCTAAACCGACCGTTTTCAGACAAATAATAGTGCCGAGTCCTAGTGGTAAAGAATACGTAACTGATAATGGCTTGATTATTCCCAGCATAACACTTAATCTTCATCGTCAATTAATGGGAGCAGCAGACCGTTTTGGAATCAGTTGGGAACGTAGAGTATGTGTTAAaaaatttattagaaaataagaggatatttaataattttaataaattttttattttcgtttATTTTGATTAGGTGGAGCTCTTCGGCCGCGCTGGTGCAgaaattattttgcaattactAGGAGGAAGTCATCGACTTAATCCAAACAACGCGCATCAATGGCCAACAGTCGTTGCTTTGTGCGGACCTCATCGTTCTGGTGCTGTTGGTGTAAATTGCGCTAGACAGTTGTCTAGTCATGGTGTTAAAACAATAGTATTTGTAGAGAATTCTGAAGATTTCTCCCTTTTGCAAGAGTTATCTTTATACAAACTGACTGGAAATAA from Megalopta genalis isolate 19385.01 chromosome 3, iyMegGena1_principal, whole genome shotgun sequence harbors:
- the LOC143258970 gene encoding uncharacterized protein LOC143258970, producing the protein MSSTESRKRKREEYEMQLFGFHSRSVYATIQDLIVKRICDTAEKLCVTIEKKYKLDSENVELLKKIQKKLKRACCKGALLHLKTVENIINKSVAVPSNILLDEDKCQRRQYTDAEFNSIKDKLEDLQRKAKRASVLNATLKEELQISEKYQISEDSVNEMFKIVETGLTCSDISNEAYQLVDDYKQFSTNLCSAISISEKLKHNMIDNLKCKEIDFNSL
- the Edc3 gene encoding enhancer of mRNA-decapping protein 3 isoform X1; its protein translation is MVNKMSEEFVGCTVSVKCIEEIGTYQGQIVDLNKDYVTLSKAFCNGVPHSSSVVVLSTKDIVNVEIISINDTGSNSNDNNQTQNKVTVKRPIAKRAGRSFSESVPSCTQSTSSQTQSNFKKPDANVHCSTEQATNGKVSLAESATKPVQKKLNHRQRALERDEHTFGTPIDQSLSQDFDFEKNLALFNKEAVWQEINSLKPDIVRQSENNKGTTGRYRHDENVIVSKPTVFRQIIVPSPSGKEYVTDNGLIIPSITLNLHRQLMGAADRFGISWERRVELFGRAGAEIILQLLGGSHRLNPNNAHQWPTVVALCGPHRSGAVGVNCARQLSSHGVKTIVFVENSEDFSLLQELSLYKLTGNKVETKVKNLPSVVDLILVSLCDENSPRMITPIARWANSNRAPILAIEPPATGTPGIISKFSLLGGLPLSHSVDNGRLYLCNLALPNKVYADVDISYMSPFGPKFVIPLHSNNS
- the Edc3 gene encoding enhancer of mRNA-decapping protein 3 isoform X2 gives rise to the protein MSEEFVGCTVSVKCIEEIGTYQGQIVDLNKDYVTLSKAFCNGVPHSSSVVVLSTKDIVNVEIISINDTGSNSNDNNQTQNKVTVKRPIAKRAGRSFSESVPSCTQSTSSQTQSNFKKPDANVHCSTEQATNGKVSLAESATKPVQKKLNHRQRALERDEHTFGTPIDQSLSQDFDFEKNLALFNKEAVWQEINSLKPDIVRQSENNKGTTGRYRHDENVIVSKPTVFRQIIVPSPSGKEYVTDNGLIIPSITLNLHRQLMGAADRFGISWERRVELFGRAGAEIILQLLGGSHRLNPNNAHQWPTVVALCGPHRSGAVGVNCARQLSSHGVKTIVFVENSEDFSLLQELSLYKLTGNKVETKVKNLPSVVDLILVSLCDENSPRMITPIARWANSNRAPILAIEPPATGTPGIISKFSLLGGLPLSHSVDNGRLYLCNLALPNKVYADVDISYMSPFGPKFVIPLHSNNS